A stretch of the Nicotiana tabacum cultivar K326 chromosome 6, ASM71507v2, whole genome shotgun sequence genome encodes the following:
- the LOC107773434 gene encoding calmodulin-binding protein 60 A-like gives MDLGENSRSFSVPIWASFHRKRKLHKLRKSIMAVRVVRLLKSMRGLCVDPAAAGVESGPVEMSIGPRKARENLNPSDQSYESRSLELKFSNNINSPIFTGIPIGEEGSTLNLHLIDPRTQNIINSGPESSAKVEIVVLEKDFTSCSGDKSLIRGDPHVTLKDGSVSVSHISFKHTRVPMRKRELRLGARAVYPYNGTRITQAVTQPFFVKDRRSMSKSQKPLTLEYEVWKMQTIGKGGPFHTRLMKENIKTVRDFLTQYFLSHEKLLSILGRGMHAKKLDAAVNTAKSKLDLKRYVYPSVHNSQQNVKSVVFTDVGEVIGVYQDGHLVSVENLSGTQKAYAMELVKTAFQNGQNIKLLDDDTFKMLCSSTSPIAVVDGANGFSFEAYCPTDTQQQPVPNAYDVPSTSIINNYDSKNQINSSPSLTIEVPDPFMYDYLNYHPLPESIWDYY, from the exons ATGGATCTTGGAGAAAATTCTCGTAGTTTTTCTGTTCCTATCTGGGCTTCATTTCATAGGAAGAGAAAACTCCACAAACTAAGAAA GTCTATTATGGCTGTGCGAGTCGTGCGTTTACTAAAGTCAATGAGGGGGCTATGCGTTGATCCAGCT GCTGCAGGAGTTGAATCGGGACCCGTAGAGATGTCAATCGGACCAAG GAAAGCGCGGGAAAACTTAAATCCTTCTGATCAGTCGTATGAATCACGAAGTTTAGAATTAAAGTTTTCAAACAACATAAACAGTCCAATTTTTACTGGAATCCCCATAGGTGAAGAGGGCAGCACCTTAAATCTACATCTAATCGATCCCCGTACTCAGAATATCATCAATTCTGGGCCTGAATCATCAGCAAAAGTGGAAATAGTAGTCCTTGAGAAAGATTTTACAAGTTGTAGTGGTGACAAATCGCTGATACGGGGAGATCCTCATGTCACCTTGAAAGATGGAAGTGTTTCTGTAAGTCATATTTCATTCAAACATACCAGAGTGCCTATGAGAAAACGTGAGTTGAGACTAGGTGCAAGAGCTGTGTATCCTTACAATGGAACAAGAATTACGCAAGCAGTCACACAACCATTCTTTGTGAAGGATCGTCGGTCTA TGAGCAAAAGCCAGAAGCCCCTAACTCTTGAATATGAAGTATGGAAAATGCAAACAATTGGCAAAGGCGGTCCTTTCCACACCCGTTTGATGAAGGAAAACATTAAGACTGTCAGGGACTTCTTAACTCAATACTTTTTGAGCCATGAAAAGCTACTCAGT ATCCTTGGCAGGGGTATGCACGCCAAGAAATTGGATGCGGCAGTTAATACGGCAAAGAGTAAACTTGACTTGAAAAGATACGTGTATCCTTCTGTCCATAATTCCCAGCAAAATGTGAAATCAGTGGTATTTACTGATGTGGGAGAAGTGATTGGAGTTTACCAAGATGGCCACTTGGTGTCAGTCGAGAATCTCTCTGGAACTCAAAAG GCTTATGCTATGGAGCTGGTAAAAACAGCGTTTCAAAATGGCCAAAACATCAAGCTTTTGGATGATGATACTTTTAAAATGCTTTGCTCTTCCACTTCACCAATTGCTGTTGTTGATGGCGCTAATGGATTCTCTTTTGAGGCTTATTGTCCCACTGACACACAGCAGCAACCAGTGCCTAATGCTTATGATGTTCCCAGCACaagtattataaataattatgacTCCAAAAACCAAATTAATAGCTCACCATCTCTTACCATTGAAGTGCCAGATCCGTTTATGTATGACTATTTAAATTACCATCCTCTTCCTGAAAGCATCTGGGATTATTATTAG